The following are encoded in a window of Scophthalmus maximus strain ysfricsl-2021 chromosome 6, ASM2237912v1, whole genome shotgun sequence genomic DNA:
- the gdf5 gene encoding growth/differentiation factor 5, whose translation MKVVTRLCLLLSCWTLIYLRPVLGSLGRTRATEHHSRHRLGEAAESAAGGGGGTGASAPGAGTWRPSPVVPARLTRIRAGPPLIKAETAVVKSAVTAASSSSPLRSGAVPAHRAQLQLQQQQQRDRTVSLGRKEAARSWLPGGDARTRAHTPAAFSAHAAAKGVKAADVGGGGGGGGGGSPARNFGKAAPSAARAGAPVRAGPPQRAAFVPKQPHEPPPQLQNAAAAAALQRGPGYKTLKLSEREMLHKQPLVTPHDYMLSLYWSLSSGEPNGSALHEAGLANTITSFVDKGQDERGPQLRRQRYHFNVSSLERDGLLGAELRILRKRLSDPRRASMGSAAADGGRGGEAGGGGGGGGGGSSPCLRLYTCASGKQKASLLQTKTVEDLVGGFGSRWEVFDIWKVFKGFKSQQQHHSQQLCFELDALEHRGGRPVDLRTLGFARVGRTNKEKAFFLAFGKSKKRDLFYNEIKARSGHDNKTVYEYLFTQRRMRRAPAARGAKKPLQQPQAVPQHQAVKARPRCNRKHLHVNFKEMGWDDWIIAPLEYNAFHCDGACDFPIRSHLEPTNHAIIQTLINSMDPESAPPTCCVPTRLTPISILYIDSSNNVVYKQYEDMVVEACGCR comes from the exons ATGAAAGTTGTGACGCGTCTTTGTCTCCTGCTGAGCTGCTGGACTCTCATCTACCTGCGGCCCGTCCTCGGTTCGCTCGGCCGGACCAGAGCGACCGAGCACCACAGCCGACACCGGCTTGGAGAGGCAGCGGAGAGCGCGGCGGGCGGCGGGGGAGGAACCGGCGCGTCCGCACCCGGTGCCGGGACGTGGAGACCCTCACCGGTTGTTCCGGCGAGGCTCACGCGTATCCGCGCGGGTCCGCCGTTGATCAAGGCCGAGACTGCTGTGGTTAAGAGCGCAGTTACTGCCgcgtcctcgtcctcgcctcTGCGCAGCGGGGCCGTGCCGGCGCACCGCgcgcagctgcagctgcagcagcagcagcagcgcgacAGAACAGTGAGCCTGGGGCGCAAAGAGGCTGCGCGCTCCTGGCTGCCCGGCGGGGACGCTCGCACCAGGGCGCACACTCCGGCGGCTTTTAGCGCGCATGCAGCGGCGAAAGGAGTCAAGGCTGCGGAcgttggaggtggaggtggaggtggaggcggtGGTTCACCGGCGAGAAACTTTGGCAAAGCAGCTCCAAGCGCGGCGAGAGCAGGCGCGCCAGTGCGCGCCGGGCCTCCCCAAAGAGCCGCTTTTGTGCCAAAGCAGCCGCACGAACCGCCGCCGCAGCTGCAGAAcgcggctgcggcggcggcgctgcagCGGGGACCCGGCTACAAGACCCTGAAGCTGAGCGAGCGGGAGATGCTTCACAAGCAGCCGCTGGTGACCCCTCACGACTACATGCTGTCGCTGTACTGGTCGCTCTCCAGCGGGGAGCCCAACGGCAGCGCTCTGCACGAGGCGGGCCTGGCGAACACCATCACCAGCTTCGTGGACAAGGGACAAG ATGAGCGCGGGCCCCAGTTGAGAAGGCAGAGGTATCACTTCAACGTCAGCTCCCTGGAACGAGACGGGCTCCTGGGGGCCGAGCTGCGCATCCTGAGGAAGCGCCTGTCTGACCCCCGCAGAGCCTCAATGGGATCTGCGGCTgcagacggaggaagaggaggagaagcgggtggaggaggaggaggaggaggcggcggctcgTCCCCGTGCCTGAGGCTGTACACCTGCGCTTCAGGTAAACAAAAGGCCTCTCTGCTCCAGACGAAGACCGTTGAGGATCTGGTCGGCGGATTTGGCAGCAGATGGGAAGTGTTTGACATATGGAAAGTCTTCAAGGGTTTCAaaagccagcagcagcaccactcCCAGCAGCTGTGCTTTGAACTGGACGCCCTGGAGCACAGAGGCGGCCGGCCCGTGGACTTGCGCACTCTGGGCTTCGCCCGGGTCGGCCGGACCAACAAGGAAAAGGCCTTCTTCTTGGCATTTGGCAAAAGCAAGAAGCGAGACCTTTTCTACAACGAGATCAAAGCGCGGTCGGGCCACGACAACAAAACCGTCTACGAGTACCTGTTCACCCAGAGGCGAATGCGGCGCGCTCCTGCCGCGAGGGGGGCCAAGAAGCCCCTGCAGCAGCCGCAGGCCGTCCCCCAGCACCAGGCAGTGAAGGCGAGGCCGCGCTGCAATCGGAAACACCTCCACGTCAACTTCAAGGAGATGGGCTGGGACGACTGGATCATCGCGCCGCTGGAGTACAACGCGTTCCACTGCGACGGCGCCTGCGACTTCCCCATCCGCTCGCACCTGGAGCCGACCAACCACGCCATCATACAGACCCTGATCAACTCCATGGACCCGGAGTCGGCGCCGCCCACCTGCTGCGTGCCGACGCGACTCACCCCGATCAGCATACTCTACATCGACTCGTCCAACAACGTCGTGTACAAGCAGTACGAAGACATGGTGGTGGAGGCGTGTGGCTGCAGGTAG